A genomic stretch from Methanobrevibacter sp. includes:
- the sucD gene encoding succinate--CoA ligase subunit alpha, protein MIILNENTKCLVQGITGKQGQFHTEQMMKYNTNIVAGVTPGKGGQVVCGVPVFDSIEEAKENVDVNASIIFVPAPFAKDAAFESIEHLDLVIIITEHIPIHDTMEIMAYAKEKGVTVIGPNTPGVISPKVGKLGIMPTHIFSEGDVGVISRSGTLTYEIASQLTRAGIGQSTCVGIGGDPVIGTPYIEVLDMFENDPDTKEIVLIGEIGGGAEEAAAEYIKDNITKPVVAYIAGLSAPPGKRMGHAGAIIAGNSGTAKSKMEALSAAGVKVAKKPSEIVEYIKEARGE, encoded by the coding sequence ATGATAATATTAAATGAAAATACAAAATGTTTAGTACAGGGAATTACTGGAAAGCAAGGTCAGTTCCATACTGAACAGATGATGAAATATAATACAAACATTGTAGCAGGAGTCACTCCAGGAAAAGGCGGACAAGTAGTTTGTGGAGTCCCTGTTTTCGATTCCATTGAAGAGGCAAAGGAAAATGTTGATGTGAATGCGTCAATAATATTTGTACCTGCACCATTTGCAAAGGATGCAGCATTCGAATCAATTGAGCATTTGGATCTGGTCATTATAATCACTGAACATATTCCTATTCATGACACTATGGAAATCATGGCTTATGCAAAGGAAAAGGGAGTCACTGTCATTGGACCTAACACTCCTGGTGTCATCTCACCTAAAGTGGGCAAGCTTGGAATCATGCCAACCCATATCTTCTCTGAAGGTGATGTGGGGGTAATCTCCAGAAGCGGTACATTGACCTATGAGATTGCAAGCCAATTGACCCGTGCGGGAATCGGACAAAGCACCTGTGTAGGTATTGGTGGAGATCCTGTCATCGGTACCCCATACATTGAAGTCCTGGACATGTTTGAAAATGATCCTGATACAAAAGAGATTGTATTGATCGGTGAAATCGGCGGAGGAGCAGAAGAGGCAGCCGCCGAATACATTAAGGATAACATCACAAAGCCTGTTGTGGCTTACATTGCGGGACTTTCGGCACCTCCAGGAAAAAGAATGGGTCACGCAGGAGCTATCATTGCAGGTAACTCAGGAACTGCAAAAAGCAAGATGGAAGCTTTGTCAGCTGCTGGAGTAAAGGTAGCTAAGAAACCTTCTGAAATTGTGGAATATATTAAGGAAGCTCGT